The Methylacidimicrobium sp. B4 genome contains a region encoding:
- a CDS encoding DUF4337 family protein codes for MDDETLRDQTREVVVDALREAEREDRWLLYLSFSIILMAVLGTIVGTVSEEEVTRMILLRNEAVLLQNKATDAWGYFQGKVLRESLYQVANRLKPDPFFLRESARFEQEKALGKQQAEEWEREVAARMAESERALHRHHLLRVATVLLQLATAVGSVAALVKRKSAWFLSLGIALGGALLFLWGSR; via the coding sequence ATGGATGATGAGACCTTGCGGGATCAGACGCGCGAAGTCGTAGTGGATGCTCTCCGGGAAGCGGAGAGGGAGGACAGGTGGCTGCTCTACCTCTCGTTCTCGATCATCCTCATGGCCGTGCTGGGAACGATCGTGGGCACCGTATCGGAGGAGGAGGTGACCAGGATGATCCTCTTGCGCAACGAGGCGGTGCTCTTGCAGAACAAGGCGACCGATGCGTGGGGCTATTTCCAAGGGAAGGTCCTTCGGGAAAGCCTCTACCAGGTGGCCAACCGGCTCAAGCCGGATCCCTTCTTCCTGCGGGAGAGTGCGCGCTTCGAGCAGGAGAAGGCGCTGGGCAAGCAGCAGGCCGAGGAGTGGGAACGGGAGGTCGCGGCCCGAATGGCCGAAAGCGAGCGGGCGCTCCACCGGCACCATCTCCTCCGGGTAGCGACGGTCCTCCTCCAGCTGGCGACCGCCGTGGGATCGGTGGCCGCCCTGGTCAAGCGGAAGAGCGCCTGGTTTCTCTCTCTGGGGATCGCTCTGGGGGGCGCCCTGCTCTTTCTCTGGGGATCTCGGTGA
- a CDS encoding DUF4032 domain-containing protein — MDRFSERDLSPGEEESLLTNSALYREYLEEREEILRHKWLESEKRGRDIGFEKALLDWILHHRAAWREQRHHE; from the coding sequence ATGGATCGCTTTTCCGAAAGAGACTTGTCCCCGGGGGAAGAGGAATCCCTGCTGACGAATTCCGCCCTCTATCGGGAATATCTCGAGGAGCGGGAGGAGATCCTGAGGCACAAATGGCTCGAGAGCGAGAAGCGGGGTCGTGACATCGGCTTCGAGAAGGCGCTGCTCGACTGGATCCTCCACCACCGGGCGGCTTGGCGCGAGCAGCGGCACCACGAATAG
- a CDS encoding type II toxin-antitoxin system RelE/ParE family toxin yields the protein MSHPFQIVFSKASLAELAALPKDIQLQVLAEFEVLPRELQEGASEKLGTLEREGQKLRRFRCRDYRIYFALTSGGVQVYRILHKNTLADFLFRSNLPLAEDEELQKSPAFWRMIDGRES from the coding sequence GTGAGCCATCCCTTCCAGATCGTATTTAGCAAGGCGAGCCTGGCCGAGCTTGCCGCGCTTCCCAAGGACATCCAGCTTCAGGTGCTCGCCGAATTCGAGGTCCTGCCGCGCGAGCTCCAGGAGGGCGCGTCGGAGAAGCTCGGAACGCTCGAGCGGGAGGGGCAGAAGCTGCGCCGCTTCCGCTGCCGGGATTACCGGATCTATTTTGCCCTGACCAGTGGCGGGGTTCAGGTCTACCGGATCCTCCACAAGAACACGCTCGCCGACTTTCTCTTTCGGAGCAACCTGCCCTTGGCCGAGGATGAGGAGCTGCAGAAGAGCCCCGCCTTCTGGCGGATGATCGACGGGCGGGAAAGCTAG
- a CDS encoding glycerate kinase, with protein sequence MVRIAVEGADPRFDRGGLAGCALSLLEAGLRAVDPAEAIRRAVRREGESLWAGGREFPLAGGKVLLLAAGKAAGGMAAALEELLQGRLSGGLVTVPPGALLPPLALPVREAGHPLPDEASRSCAEEVARRLQGARPEDLVVVALSGGASALWSLPAAGLELADLQETTRLLQRSGAPIEEVNIVRKHLDLLKGGGIPLLAPKTRLLGLILSDVVGDRIDMVASGPTMPDPSRFSDAWRVLQRRDLCDRVPVAVRDRLIAGLAGTLPETPKPGHPAFARVENLCVGSAQDAVAAILRSAREQGFAAACLTSSLQGESAPAGLLLGNILREEALYGRPLPRPCLLLAAGETTVRVTGTGRGGRNLELGLAAASCLAGLGRRVLLASLASDGSDGSSEAAGVLVDGESGMRAESAGLDPATLLASNDSLAFFQAAGGLLRTGPTGTNVNDFSLLLAR encoded by the coding sequence ATGGTCCGGATTGCCGTCGAGGGAGCCGATCCGAGGTTCGACCGGGGAGGGCTCGCGGGATGCGCCCTGTCGCTGCTGGAGGCCGGGCTACGGGCGGTCGATCCCGCGGAAGCGATCCGCCGCGCGGTGCGGAGGGAGGGCGAGAGCCTCTGGGCGGGCGGGCGGGAATTCCCGCTCGCCGGGGGAAAGGTGCTCCTGCTCGCCGCGGGCAAGGCGGCCGGGGGAATGGCCGCGGCGCTCGAGGAGCTTCTCCAGGGACGGCTGTCGGGCGGGCTTGTGACCGTGCCCCCGGGGGCCCTCCTTCCCCCGCTCGCCCTCCCGGTGCGGGAGGCGGGCCATCCGCTTCCCGACGAGGCGAGCCGCTCCTGCGCGGAGGAGGTGGCCCGGCGGCTCCAAGGAGCGAGACCCGAGGACCTCGTGGTGGTCGCTCTCTCGGGAGGGGCCTCTGCGCTCTGGAGCCTGCCGGCAGCCGGGCTCGAGCTTGCCGATCTGCAGGAGACGACCCGGCTCCTGCAGCGGAGCGGGGCCCCGATCGAGGAGGTCAACATCGTCCGGAAGCATCTCGACCTCCTCAAGGGAGGTGGCATCCCGCTTCTGGCCCCCAAGACCCGACTCCTCGGCTTGATCCTTTCCGACGTGGTCGGAGACCGGATCGACATGGTCGCTTCCGGCCCCACCATGCCCGATCCTTCGCGCTTCTCCGATGCGTGGCGAGTGCTCCAGCGGAGGGATCTCTGCGACCGGGTTCCGGTCGCGGTACGGGACCGGCTGATCGCCGGCCTGGCCGGAACGCTCCCGGAGACTCCGAAACCGGGCCATCCCGCTTTTGCCCGGGTCGAGAACCTCTGTGTCGGGAGCGCGCAGGATGCGGTTGCGGCGATCCTCCGCTCGGCCCGGGAGCAAGGCTTTGCTGCGGCCTGCCTCACAAGCTCCCTCCAAGGAGAATCGGCCCCGGCGGGCCTCCTTCTCGGAAACATCCTCCGGGAGGAAGCCCTCTACGGCCGTCCCCTTCCGCGTCCTTGCCTGCTCCTGGCCGCCGGAGAGACGACGGTTCGTGTGACGGGAACGGGGCGGGGCGGACGGAACCTCGAGCTCGGTCTGGCTGCCGCCTCTTGTCTGGCGGGGCTGGGGCGGAGGGTGCTGCTGGCCTCCCTGGCGAGCGACGGGAGTGATGGGAGCAGCGAGGCGGCCGGAGTTCTGGTGGACGGAGAGAGCGGGATGCGTGCGGAATCCGCCGGACTCGATCCGGCCACCCTGCTGGCAAGCAACGATTCGCTCGCCTTCTTTCAGGCCGCAGGCGGCCTGCTGCGGACCGGGCCGACCGGGACCAACGTCAACGACTTCAGCCTGCTGCTGGCCCGGTAG
- a CDS encoding Mrp/NBP35 family ATP-binding protein has translation MPEPITPEAVRQQLRGVKYPGFSRDIVSFGLVKEVAVENGAISLRMELTTTDPHIPAQIEEQVRERLSGLPGVARVDVAIATAGTAAGRTREAAPSPVRHIIAVASGKGGVGKSTVAANLAIALQKEGAPAVGLCDCDIYGPSIPLMLGTQESPRVTPEQRLVPIERFGLRVMSMGLLLDTNQPAVLRGPLVTRYTQEFLRNVDWGDLDVLVLDLPPGTGDIQLTIVQTVRLSGAVVVTTPQEVALIDARKAVGMFEKVNVPLLGVLENMSYFLCPNDQNRYDIFGSGGGRREAERIGVPFLGEIPLEIAIRESGDLGAPIVLAEPDRPSSQAFRAAAKKILDSLSAS, from the coding sequence ATGCCAGAGCCCATTACCCCCGAAGCGGTCCGTCAGCAGCTCCGAGGGGTCAAGTACCCCGGATTCAGCCGCGATATCGTCTCCTTCGGCCTCGTCAAGGAGGTCGCCGTCGAGAACGGGGCGATCTCCCTCCGGATGGAGCTGACGACGACCGATCCCCACATCCCCGCACAGATCGAGGAGCAGGTGCGGGAGCGCCTTTCCGGGCTTCCGGGGGTCGCACGAGTAGACGTAGCCATCGCGACCGCCGGAACCGCTGCGGGCCGCACCCGGGAGGCCGCCCCTTCCCCAGTCCGCCACATCATCGCGGTGGCGAGCGGGAAGGGCGGCGTCGGCAAGTCGACGGTTGCGGCCAACCTGGCGATCGCCCTCCAGAAGGAGGGGGCCCCGGCGGTCGGCCTCTGCGACTGCGACATCTACGGGCCCAGCATCCCGCTCATGCTTGGCACCCAGGAATCGCCGCGGGTCACGCCCGAGCAGCGTCTTGTCCCGATCGAGCGATTCGGCTTGCGGGTCATGAGCATGGGCCTCTTGCTCGACACCAATCAGCCGGCGGTCCTCCGCGGACCGCTCGTGACCCGCTACACCCAGGAGTTCCTTCGGAACGTCGATTGGGGCGATCTCGACGTCCTCGTCCTCGACCTTCCACCCGGAACCGGGGACATCCAGCTGACGATCGTCCAGACCGTCCGCCTCTCGGGAGCGGTCGTCGTCACGACCCCGCAGGAGGTCGCCTTGATCGACGCCCGGAAGGCGGTCGGGATGTTCGAGAAGGTCAACGTGCCGCTCCTCGGCGTCCTCGAGAACATGAGCTACTTTCTCTGTCCCAACGATCAAAACCGCTACGACATCTTCGGGTCGGGCGGCGGGCGACGCGAAGCCGAGCGGATCGGCGTCCCCTTCCTGGGAGAGATCCCCTTGGAGATCGCGATCCGGGAGTCGGGCGACCTGGGGGCGCCGATCGTGCTCGCCGAGCCGGACCGGCCTTCGAGCCAGGCGTTTCGCGCTGCTGCAAAGAAAATCCTTGACAGCCTATCCGCCTCATAG
- a CDS encoding exo-beta-N-acetylmuramidase NamZ domain-containing protein: MEQLIRFSFSFLILLSTLPRALQAAAAVDLGVDVLAKRQFRELQGKRVGLITNASGVNKNGVSTLDLLLHAPGVRLTAIFAPEHGLYGTTWAGEKVDSLRDPRSGLPIYSLFGDTRKPTPEMLREVDILVYDVQDIGCRSYTYISTLGLAMEAAGENGKEFCVLDRPDPLGGVRSEGMPLESRFRSFVGEWDVPYVYGLTAGELAQMIAGEQWISKRPRLTVVTMNGWRREMLWEDTGLLWIPPSPNIPEPESAFFYVLTGLLGEMSGVNNGVGTPLPFALVGSSALDPYAFARTLGQRGISGLVFRPARYRLFGKEARNPVYGGVQIHLRDPRSVPLIPTALTLLEEVNKALNGSPIAGMRAEDSAMFDKLCGGDSVRLALQQGKSIQEVWESWEPYLEEYRVRRQKYLLYPEVSAHAPLGATGSGRLPADAGEPVIPKAQPVPAKAKER, encoded by the coding sequence ATGGAGCAACTCATCCGCTTTTCGTTCAGCTTCCTGATTTTACTATCGACTCTGCCCCGCGCCTTGCAAGCCGCGGCTGCGGTCGACCTGGGCGTCGATGTGTTGGCGAAGCGCCAATTTCGCGAGCTCCAGGGAAAGCGAGTCGGGCTGATCACCAATGCCTCGGGAGTCAACAAGAACGGCGTTTCGACCTTGGATCTTCTGCTCCATGCCCCGGGAGTGCGTCTGACGGCCATCTTCGCCCCGGAGCATGGTCTGTACGGAACGACCTGGGCGGGAGAGAAGGTCGATTCCCTTCGGGACCCCAGAAGCGGCCTGCCGATCTATTCCCTCTTTGGAGATACCCGGAAGCCGACTCCCGAGATGCTCCGGGAGGTCGATATCCTGGTCTACGATGTTCAGGACATTGGCTGCCGGAGCTACACCTACATCAGCACGCTCGGGCTCGCGATGGAGGCGGCTGGAGAAAACGGCAAGGAGTTTTGCGTCCTCGACCGCCCGGACCCGCTCGGAGGCGTGCGGAGCGAGGGGATGCCGCTCGAATCGCGCTTCCGCTCCTTCGTCGGCGAGTGGGACGTTCCTTATGTCTATGGGTTGACCGCCGGAGAGCTGGCGCAGATGATCGCCGGGGAGCAGTGGATCAGCAAGCGGCCCCGACTGACGGTCGTGACCATGAACGGCTGGCGCCGCGAGATGCTCTGGGAGGATACGGGCCTGCTCTGGATCCCCCCTTCACCCAACATTCCCGAGCCCGAGAGTGCCTTCTTCTATGTGCTGACCGGGCTGCTCGGGGAGATGAGCGGCGTAAACAATGGCGTCGGTACCCCGCTCCCCTTCGCCCTGGTCGGCTCTTCGGCACTCGATCCCTATGCCTTCGCTCGGACCCTCGGCCAGCGTGGCATCTCGGGGCTGGTCTTCCGGCCGGCCCGGTACCGGCTCTTTGGCAAGGAGGCGCGCAACCCAGTCTACGGCGGGGTGCAGATCCACCTCCGGGATCCGCGGAGCGTGCCGCTGATCCCGACGGCGCTCACGCTCCTGGAAGAGGTAAACAAGGCGCTCAACGGCTCTCCGATCGCGGGAATGCGGGCGGAGGACTCCGCGATGTTCGACAAGCTCTGCGGTGGCGACTCGGTCCGGCTGGCGCTCCAGCAGGGGAAGTCGATCCAGGAGGTGTGGGAGAGCTGGGAGCCCTACCTCGAGGAATATCGGGTGCGCCGTCAAAAATATCTTCTCTACCCGGAGGTCTCCGCGCATGCTCCGCTTGGAGCAACGGGGAGCGGGCGCCTTCCCGCGGATGCGGGGGAGCCGGTCATTCCGAAGGCGCAACCGGTCCCCGCAAAGGCAAAGGAGCGGTGA
- a CDS encoding ankyrin repeat domain-containing protein, giving the protein MRGEAFGQGGARRCGPRGLAAIVLCLWLAGIVRAPGAVDLGEARSFPEGGRWIYLHRAPDIVGYQDSSLSKGQEEGESDIACLLVLPSSEDGLRPREALDRLLQDAYLSYYNEMVASRAPYFRRQKLSFFLIRPGSLPDEQGHFAGGEVTAAGTVGLAEMAAAVFPKQVSRRQVRIVWGRGEGEAVGFADASGGEAEGAGEGARRRKTLLALREAIDARSPASLEKILAAEPRYPIDYGGPDSALVEATRRDPELAQLLVDRYGADPTRQASALVAALPSAADPAAIVAMLQGFFKRGLRVNAAADTGETLLHRCVALQYRSVATFLLLQGANPNVQDRRGMTPLMLAVERRDLEMAKLLLEHGADAHTVRNGSGETAAEMARHLPEPALAKLLEESP; this is encoded by the coding sequence GTGAGGGGCGAGGCGTTCGGGCAAGGAGGAGCTCGGAGGTGCGGCCCGCGCGGGCTCGCGGCCATCGTCCTCTGTCTCTGGCTGGCGGGGATCGTCCGCGCCCCGGGAGCTGTCGACCTCGGGGAGGCGCGGAGCTTCCCGGAAGGGGGGCGGTGGATCTATCTGCACCGCGCTCCCGACATCGTCGGCTACCAGGATTCGTCCTTGTCGAAGGGCCAGGAAGAGGGGGAAAGCGACATTGCCTGCCTGCTCGTCCTCCCCTCTTCGGAGGACGGCCTCAGGCCCCGGGAAGCTCTCGACCGGCTTCTGCAGGACGCCTACCTCTCCTATTACAACGAGATGGTCGCCTCCCGGGCTCCCTATTTCCGCCGGCAGAAGCTCTCCTTCTTCCTGATCCGTCCGGGCTCCCTCCCAGACGAGCAGGGTCATTTCGCGGGCGGAGAGGTGACGGCGGCGGGCACGGTGGGCCTCGCCGAGATGGCGGCGGCGGTCTTCCCCAAGCAGGTCTCCCGGCGGCAGGTGAGGATCGTCTGGGGCCGGGGGGAAGGGGAAGCGGTCGGCTTCGCCGATGCGTCGGGTGGGGAGGCAGAAGGGGCCGGGGAGGGTGCCCGACGCCGCAAGACGCTCCTGGCCCTGCGCGAGGCGATCGACGCCCGCTCGCCAGCGAGCCTGGAGAAGATCCTGGCCGCTGAACCGCGCTACCCCATCGATTACGGCGGCCCCGATTCGGCGCTCGTGGAGGCGACGCGGCGCGATCCCGAGCTCGCCCAGCTCCTGGTCGACCGCTACGGAGCCGATCCGACTCGCCAAGCCTCCGCTCTGGTCGCGGCACTCCCCTCGGCTGCGGACCCGGCGGCGATCGTCGCCATGCTCCAGGGCTTCTTCAAGCGCGGTCTCCGGGTCAATGCCGCCGCGGACACGGGGGAGACGCTGCTTCACCGGTGCGTGGCCTTGCAGTATCGGTCCGTCGCGACCTTCCTGCTGCTGCAGGGCGCCAACCCGAATGTGCAGGACCGGAGGGGAATGACCCCGCTCATGCTCGCGGTGGAACGGCGGGACCTGGAGATGGCCAAGCTGCTCCTGGAGCATGGCGCCGATGCGCACACGGTGAGGAACGGGAGCGGGGAAACCGCCGCGGAGATGGCTCGCCACCTGCCAGAGCCCGCGTTGGCGAAGCTGCTGGAAGAGAGCCCCTGA
- the mdh gene encoding malate dehydrogenase produces the protein MKIAVIGAGFVGSTTAQRLIERNLGEVVLYDIVEGLPQGKALDMMESAPILGFESRVVGTNDPKDLSGSALVVVTSGIARQPGMSRDDLLERNAGIVASVADHLREQAPQAIVIVVTNPVDILTHLTAVKVGTPKERILGMGGILDSSRFRHFIAMELGVAQADVDAMVLGGHGDDMLPLPRFATVNGVSIEALLSQEQIEKLVARTRDGGAEIVRHLKKGSAYYAPAAAITQMVESIVRDQRRLLPCSAWCSGQYGITGQFVGVPVILGREGVEKIVELPLSAAEMKELHTSSAHVASKIAQLQIAG, from the coding sequence ATGAAGATCGCGGTCATTGGTGCGGGATTTGTCGGCTCCACCACGGCGCAGCGGCTCATCGAGCGGAACCTGGGCGAGGTCGTCCTCTACGACATCGTCGAGGGCCTTCCGCAAGGAAAAGCCCTCGACATGATGGAATCCGCCCCGATCCTGGGATTTGAATCCCGCGTCGTCGGGACGAACGATCCCAAGGATCTCTCCGGATCGGCGCTCGTCGTCGTCACCAGCGGGATCGCCCGGCAGCCGGGGATGAGCCGCGACGACCTTCTGGAGCGGAACGCCGGCATCGTGGCCTCGGTCGCCGATCACCTCCGCGAGCAGGCACCCCAGGCGATCGTGATCGTGGTGACCAATCCGGTCGATATCCTCACCCATCTGACGGCGGTGAAAGTGGGCACTCCCAAGGAGCGCATCCTTGGCATGGGGGGCATCCTCGACTCGAGCCGCTTCCGCCATTTCATCGCGATGGAGCTGGGAGTCGCCCAAGCCGACGTCGACGCCATGGTTCTCGGGGGCCACGGGGATGACATGCTGCCCCTTCCTCGGTTTGCCACGGTCAACGGGGTTTCGATCGAGGCCCTGCTCTCCCAAGAGCAGATCGAGAAGCTCGTGGCCCGAACCCGGGATGGCGGAGCCGAGATCGTCCGCCACCTCAAGAAGGGGAGCGCCTACTACGCCCCGGCGGCGGCCATCACCCAGATGGTCGAAAGCATCGTGCGCGACCAGAGGCGACTCCTGCCCTGCTCCGCCTGGTGCAGCGGGCAATATGGCATCACCGGCCAGTTCGTCGGAGTGCCGGTCATCCTCGGTCGGGAGGGGGTCGAGAAGATCGTCGAGCTGCCGCTCAGCGCGGCAGAGATGAAGGAGCTGCACACGAGCAGCGCCCATGTGGCCTCGAAGATCGCCCAGCTCCAGATCGCCGGGTAG